A genomic stretch from Microtus pennsylvanicus isolate mMicPen1 chromosome 11, mMicPen1.hap1, whole genome shotgun sequence includes:
- the Foxj1 gene encoding forkhead box protein J1, protein MAESWLRLCGAGPGEEAGPEGGMEEPDALDDSLTSLQWLQEFSILNAKAPTLPPGGTDPHGYHQVPGSVAPGSPLAADPACLGQPHTPGKPTSSCTSRSAPPGLQAPPPDDVDYATNPHVKPPYSYATLICMAMQASKATKITLSAIYKWITDNFCYFRHADPTWQNSIRHNLSLNKCFIKVPREKDEPGKGGFWRIDPQYAERLLSGAFKKRRLPPVHIHPAFARQASQEPSTGPWGGPLTVNTEAQQLLREFEEATGEGGWGTGEGRLGHKRKQPLPKRVAKVLRPPSTLLLTQEEQGELEPLKGNFDWEAIFEAGTLGEELSSLEALELSPPLSPTSHGDVDLTVHGRHIDCPATWGPPVEQAADSLDFDETFLATSFLQHPWDESGSGCLPPEPLFEAGDATLAADLQDWASVGAFL, encoded by the exons ATGGCGGAGAGCTGGCTGCGCCTCTGCGGAGCAGGGCCCGGGGAGGAGGCCGGGCCGGAGGGCGGCATGGAGGAGCCGGACGCCCTGGATGACAGCCTAACTAGCCTGCAGTGGCTGCAGGAATTCTCCATTCTCAACGCCAAGGCCCCCACTCTGCCCCCGGGGGGCACCGACCCCCACGGTTACCACCAAGTGCCAGGCTCGGTGGCACCCGGGTCACCTCTGGCTGCAGACCCAGCCTGCCTTGGGCAGCCTCACACACCTGGCAAACCCACGTCGTCCTGCACATCTCGAAGCGCGCCCCCGGGGCTGCAGGCCCCGCCCCCCGACGACGTGGACTACGCCACCAACCCGCATGTGAAGCCTCCTTACTCCTATGCCACTCTCATCTGCATGGCCATGCAGGCCAGCAAGGCCACCAAGATCACTCTGTCGGCCATCTACAAGTGGATCACAGACAACTTCTGTTACTTTCGCCATGCGGATCCCACCTGGCAG AATTCCATCCGCCACAACCTGTCCCTGAACAAGTGCTTCATCAAAGTGCCTCGAGAGAAGGACGAGCCCGGCAAGGGGGGCTTCTGGCGCATTGACCCCCAGTATGCAGAGCGCCTGCTCAGTGGAGCCTTCAAGAAACGGAGGCTGCCCCCGGTCCACATCCACCCTGCTTTCGCCCGCCAGGCCTCACAGGAACCCAGCACTGGCCCCTGGGGTGGGCCTCTGACCGTGAACACGGAGGCCCAGCAGCTGTTGCGGGAGTTCGAGGAGGCCAcaggggaggggggctggggCACAGGAGAGGGCAGGCTGGGGCATAAGCGAAAGCAGCCGCTGCCCAAGAGGGTGGCCAAGGTCCTGAGGCCTCCCAGCACGTTGCTGCTGACCCAGGAGGAGCAGGGTGAGCTGGAACCCCTCAAAGGCAACTTTGACTGGGAGGCCATCTTCGAGGCTGGCACTCTGGGTGAAGAGCTGAGCTCCCTGGAGGCCTTGGAGCTAAGCCCCCCACTGAGCCCCACCTCACATGGAGATGTGGACCTCACCGTCCACGGCCGCCACATCGATTGCCCTGCGACCTGGGGACCTCCAGTGGAGCAGGCTGCTGATAGCCTGGACTTTGATGAGACCTTTCTGGCCACATCCTTCCTCCAGCATCCCTGGGATGAGAGCGGCAGTGGCTGCCTGCCCCCAGAGCCCCTCTTTGAAGCAGGAGATGCCACCCTGGCCGCTGACCTGCAGGACTGGGCCAGTGTGGGTGCCTTCTTGTAA